A single window of Candidatus Flexicrinis affinis DNA harbors:
- a CDS encoding indolepyruvate ferredoxin oxidoreductase family protein, with product MTEQIQPIPGELPGHEKHHKIKRKLTGKPDFSLDAKYLQEDGIIVLSGTQALVRLPLDQHRADRRRGLNTAAFISGYRGSPLGGLDLLLGQQEQIMRDHHVRFVPAVNEDLGATAVFGSQLANLLPNPRYDGVIGMWYGKAPGVDRSGDAFKHANFAGVGKYGGVLALGGDDPNAKSSTLPSATEYQFYDAMMPILFPGNVQELLDLGHYGFELSRYCGLWVGFKVVTNVADEFATVEIAKDRNPIVDPGFEYRGKPWAAQQFPQLLTPYSLTTEREMIEGKLEAARAFGAANRLNKVVVRGGDDWIGIVASGKTYYDLRQALIELGIDDDDTLRHYGIRLLKIGLLSPIDTALIREFADGLEEIVVIEEKRSFIEGFVRDALFNLAVRPKVVGKTDENDRPLVKPYGELDSDDVAGILYRRLTQRIPREVLNDRLDQIAKQPLPTTLPLLARTPYYCSGCPHNTSTLNVPEGAVIAAGIGCHTMTLLMDRAKDQIFGLTQMGGEGAQWVGASPFTDTEHIFQNLGDGTLFHSGTLAIRQAVAAKAHLTYKILWNSAVAMTGGQEPEVQIPVWQLTQLLRAEGVGKMIVTSAEPEDYPSHATWAEGVEVWHRDRIEEAQLVLAAAPEVTALIHDQYCAAELRRKRRRGLIPEPPTRVFINEAVCEGCGDCGEKSNCLSVFPVDTEFGRKTQIHQSSCNKDYSCLKGDCPAFITVEPAQNGKRAHAIYEVDVALPEPTLRVNGESNLYMMGIGGTGVVTVNQILGTAALIDGKAVLSLDQTGLSQKGGPVVSHLKFLEGPSDVSNKLSRGSADGYIVFDLLTGTSHANLIHAQPGKTVAIVSSSMVPTGQMVASTQVGYPRMAHLHNAIDEFTSPDANVYFDAIALSESLFGSHMPANLMLIGAAYQCGVIPVTAEAIEKAIELNGVSVKANIQAFRVGRRNVIEPGWVEALPTKRAGDLTYVTPLSAEAQSLVDGVSAEGELRRLLSIRVPELIAYQSAAYAKLYVDFVKQVADAERSALPGESALSEAVARYLFKLMAYKDEYEVARLHLKDNVKAELAEQFGESAKTSYLLHPPLLRGWGLKRKLKLGQWFNPGLGLLKRMKRLRGTPFDLFGYAKVRRVERALIDEYRALIARHLGDLDASNHAALVELARLPDMIRGYEDIKMANVAKYRSAVEDVRSRI from the coding sequence ATGACCGAGCAGATACAGCCGATTCCCGGTGAACTTCCGGGACACGAAAAACACCATAAGATCAAACGCAAATTGACGGGGAAACCCGATTTCTCTCTTGATGCCAAATACTTGCAGGAAGACGGCATCATCGTCTTAAGCGGAACGCAAGCACTCGTGCGGCTTCCGCTGGATCAACACCGTGCCGACCGCCGGCGCGGCCTCAACACCGCGGCCTTCATCTCAGGTTACCGCGGTTCGCCGCTCGGCGGGCTTGACCTGCTGCTTGGCCAGCAAGAGCAGATCATGCGAGATCATCACGTGCGGTTCGTGCCGGCGGTCAACGAAGACCTCGGCGCGACGGCCGTGTTCGGAAGCCAGCTCGCCAATTTGCTGCCGAACCCGCGCTACGACGGCGTCATCGGCATGTGGTACGGCAAAGCGCCCGGCGTCGATCGCAGTGGTGACGCCTTCAAGCACGCCAACTTCGCCGGCGTCGGCAAATACGGCGGCGTACTGGCGCTTGGCGGGGATGATCCGAACGCCAAGTCGTCCACCCTTCCGTCTGCGACCGAGTATCAGTTCTACGACGCCATGATGCCGATCCTGTTCCCCGGCAATGTGCAGGAACTGCTCGACTTGGGACACTACGGGTTCGAACTCTCGCGCTACTGCGGATTATGGGTCGGCTTCAAGGTCGTGACCAACGTCGCCGATGAATTCGCGACTGTTGAAATCGCCAAGGATCGCAACCCGATCGTCGATCCGGGCTTCGAGTACCGTGGGAAGCCGTGGGCCGCGCAGCAGTTCCCGCAGCTTCTCACCCCGTATTCGCTGACTACCGAGCGCGAAATGATCGAGGGCAAGCTGGAAGCAGCCCGCGCATTTGGTGCAGCGAATCGGCTGAATAAGGTGGTCGTCCGCGGTGGCGACGACTGGATCGGTATCGTCGCGTCTGGAAAGACTTACTACGACCTGCGGCAAGCCCTGATCGAGCTGGGCATCGACGATGACGATACGCTGCGCCATTACGGCATCCGCCTCCTCAAGATCGGCCTGCTGTCGCCCATCGACACGGCGCTGATCCGCGAGTTCGCGGACGGCCTTGAAGAGATCGTCGTGATCGAAGAGAAACGGTCGTTCATCGAGGGATTCGTGCGCGATGCGCTCTTCAATCTCGCCGTCCGGCCGAAGGTGGTCGGCAAGACCGACGAGAACGACCGACCATTGGTCAAGCCGTACGGGGAGCTGGACAGCGACGATGTCGCCGGCATTCTCTACCGCCGGTTGACTCAACGCATCCCGCGTGAAGTGCTCAACGACCGGCTCGATCAAATCGCCAAGCAGCCCCTTCCGACGACGCTGCCGCTGCTCGCACGCACGCCCTACTACTGCTCGGGCTGTCCACACAATACGTCGACGCTGAACGTCCCTGAAGGGGCGGTGATCGCCGCAGGCATTGGCTGTCACACGATGACGCTGCTGATGGATCGGGCTAAAGATCAGATCTTCGGCCTGACGCAGATGGGTGGCGAGGGCGCACAGTGGGTCGGCGCGTCGCCGTTTACCGATACCGAGCACATCTTCCAGAACCTCGGCGACGGGACGCTGTTCCACAGCGGCACGCTGGCGATTCGTCAAGCCGTCGCCGCCAAGGCGCATTTGACCTACAAGATCCTGTGGAACTCCGCCGTGGCGATGACCGGCGGGCAGGAACCTGAAGTTCAGATTCCGGTGTGGCAGCTTACGCAGCTTCTGCGGGCTGAAGGCGTCGGGAAGATGATCGTCACGTCGGCCGAACCCGAGGACTACCCCTCCCATGCGACATGGGCCGAGGGAGTCGAAGTGTGGCACCGCGACCGGATCGAGGAAGCGCAGCTCGTGTTGGCTGCAGCGCCGGAGGTTACGGCGCTCATCCACGATCAGTACTGCGCGGCCGAACTGCGCCGCAAGCGGCGCCGTGGCCTGATCCCCGAGCCGCCTACCCGCGTCTTCATCAACGAGGCAGTGTGCGAGGGGTGCGGCGACTGTGGCGAGAAGTCAAACTGCCTCAGCGTCTTTCCGGTCGACACCGAGTTTGGTCGCAAGACGCAGATTCATCAGTCGTCGTGCAACAAGGATTATTCGTGCCTGAAGGGCGATTGTCCGGCCTTCATCACAGTCGAACCGGCGCAGAACGGCAAGCGCGCGCACGCGATCTACGAGGTCGACGTGGCCCTGCCTGAGCCGACGCTGCGTGTCAATGGCGAGTCCAATCTGTACATGATGGGCATCGGTGGCACGGGCGTCGTCACGGTAAACCAGATTCTCGGTACGGCCGCGTTGATCGACGGAAAAGCCGTGCTGTCGCTGGATCAGACCGGCTTGAGCCAGAAAGGCGGCCCGGTTGTCAGCCACCTCAAGTTCCTTGAAGGCCCGTCAGACGTATCGAACAAGCTGTCGCGCGGGAGTGCCGACGGGTACATCGTGTTCGACTTGCTGACCGGCACGTCGCACGCGAACCTGATCCACGCCCAGCCCGGTAAGACCGTCGCGATCGTGTCCTCGAGCATGGTGCCGACCGGTCAGATGGTCGCGTCGACTCAGGTCGGCTACCCGCGCATGGCGCATCTGCATAATGCGATTGACGAGTTCACATCGCCCGACGCTAACGTGTATTTCGACGCCATCGCGCTCAGCGAGTCGCTGTTCGGCTCGCACATGCCGGCCAACCTAATGCTGATCGGCGCGGCGTACCAGTGTGGCGTCATTCCGGTTACTGCGGAAGCGATCGAAAAGGCAATCGAGCTGAACGGTGTATCCGTCAAGGCCAACATACAGGCGTTCCGGGTCGGTCGTCGCAACGTGATTGAGCCGGGATGGGTCGAGGCGCTGCCAACCAAGCGGGCCGGCGATCTGACCTACGTGACACCCCTGAGCGCCGAAGCGCAGTCGCTGGTAGACGGCGTAAGCGCCGAAGGCGAACTGCGGCGTCTGCTCTCGATTCGCGTACCGGAACTCATCGCGTATCAGAGCGCCGCATACGCAAAGTTGTATGTCGACTTCGTCAAACAGGTCGCGGATGCGGAGCGCTCAGCGCTGCCGGGCGAGTCTGCGCTTTCTGAAGCTGTCGCGCGCTATCTCTTCAAGTTGATGGCCTACAAGGACGAGTACGAGGTCGCACGGCTCCACCTCAAGGATAACGTCAAGGCGGAGCTGGCCGAGCAGTTCGGCGAGAGCGCGAAGACGTCATACCTGCTACACCCGCCGCTGCTGCGCGGATGGGGCTTGAAGCGCAAACTGAAACTCGGTCAGTGGTTCAATCCCGGCTTGGGCCTGTTGAAGCGCATGAAGCGGCTGCGCGGGACGCCGTTCGACCTATTTGGCTATGCGAAGGTGCGACGCGTCGAGCGCGCGCTGATCGATGAGTATCGAGCGCTGATTGCACGCCACCTCGGCGACCTCGACGCGTCCAATCATGCGGCGCTGGTCGAACTGGCGCGGCTGCCCGATATGATCCGGGGTTATGAGGACATCAAGATGGCCAACGTCGCAAAGTATCGTTCGGCCGTTGAGGACGTGCGCAGCCGCATCTAG